In a genomic window of Myxococcales bacterium:
- a CDS encoding uridine kinase — protein sequence MTNLVSGDGRTHIESRLMRESLQDRRVVAGTDSDRDVHIFPEAALIGIGGQSIFDRGKDAILPLVDELAAIKLTGKHMVLAVGGGTRVRHTLSVALDLGLPVGGIAQLIGAMEELNAILLNTLMAKHGSMPMQRDHFWDLPLYFKSGILPIAISIPPYHFWEPPPAEGVLPQHGSDFGLFQLAEVLSMGQLIFVKDQDGLYDQDPAVHADARHIPRITLAELLANPPPTNILDEELFRAWASAKNIKRIQIVNGLKPGMLTAAIAGEDVGTVIVKEDARG from the coding sequence ATGACCAACCTCGTCAGCGGCGATGGCCGCACCCACATCGAGTCGCGGCTGATGCGCGAGTCGCTCCAGGATCGGCGCGTCGTCGCCGGCACCGACAGCGACCGCGACGTCCACATCTTCCCCGAGGCCGCGCTGATCGGCATCGGCGGCCAGAGCATCTTCGATCGCGGCAAGGACGCGATCCTGCCGCTGGTCGACGAGCTCGCGGCGATCAAGCTCACCGGCAAGCACATGGTGCTCGCGGTCGGCGGCGGCACCCGGGTCCGGCACACGCTCTCGGTCGCGCTCGACCTCGGCCTGCCGGTCGGCGGCATCGCCCAGCTGATCGGCGCGATGGAGGAGTTGAACGCCATCCTGCTCAACACGCTCATGGCCAAGCACGGGTCGATGCCGATGCAGCGCGATCACTTCTGGGACCTGCCGCTCTACTTCAAGTCGGGCATCCTGCCGATCGCGATCTCGATCCCGCCCTACCACTTCTGGGAGCCGCCGCCGGCCGAGGGCGTGCTGCCGCAGCACGGCTCGGACTTCGGCCTGTTCCAGCTGGCCGAGGTGCTGTCGATGGGCCAGCTGATCTTCGTCAAGGATCAGGACGGGCTCTACGACCAGGACCCGGCGGTGCACGCCGACGCCCGCCACATCCCGCGCATCACCCTGGCCGAGCTCCTGGCCAACCCGCCGCCGACCAACATCCTCGACGAGGAGCTGTTCCGCGCCTGGGCCAGCGCCAAGAACATCAAGCGCATCCAGATCGTCAACGGCCTCAAGCCGGGCATGCTCACCGCCGCGATCGCCGGCGAGGACGTCGGCACGGTGATCGTCAAGGAGGACGCCCGTGGCTGA
- a CDS encoding uridine kinase, with translation MPDVRVVKIGGQSVMDRGRAALFPILDELVTARKEGIQVVILVGGGTRARHIYSIASELEMPVGVMATLGKYIPMQNARMVQMLLAKHGGIYMLPDDFEKLPLYLQMGCIPVMSGMPPFGYWEKREEGSRIPPHRTDAGVFLSAEFLGAPRAIFIKDEDGLYTDDPKKNPDAVHIPRISAAELAARDLPDLVVERVVLEYLPRARACKQLQIVNGTKPGQVLAALRGEDVGTIIHA, from the coding sequence ATGCCCGACGTGCGCGTGGTCAAGATCGGCGGCCAGTCCGTCATGGACCGCGGGCGCGCGGCGCTGTTCCCGATCCTCGACGAGCTGGTCACGGCCCGCAAGGAGGGCATCCAGGTCGTGATCCTGGTCGGCGGCGGCACCCGCGCCCGCCACATCTACTCGATCGCCAGCGAGCTCGAGATGCCGGTCGGCGTGATGGCCACGCTCGGCAAGTACATCCCGATGCAGAACGCCCGCATGGTCCAGATGCTGCTCGCCAAGCACGGCGGCATCTACATGCTGCCCGACGACTTCGAGAAGCTGCCGCTGTACCTGCAGATGGGCTGCATCCCGGTGATGAGCGGCATGCCGCCGTTTGGGTACTGGGAGAAGCGGGAAGAAGGCAGCCGCATCCCGCCGCACCGGACCGACGCCGGCGTGTTCCTGTCCGCCGAGTTCCTGGGCGCGCCCCGGGCCATCTTCATCAAGGACGAGGACGGCCTGTACACCGACGACCCGAAGAAGAACCCGGACGCGGTCCACATCCCGCGGATCTCGGCGGCCGAGCTGGCCGCGCGCGACCTGCCCGACCTCGTGGTCGAGCGCGTCGTGCTCGAGTACCTGCCGCGCGCGCGCGCGTGCAAGCAGCTGCAGATCGTCAACGGCACCAAGCCCGGCCAGGTCCTGGCGGCGCTGCGCGGCGAGGACGTCGGCACGATCATCCACGCCTGA
- a CDS encoding pre-peptidase C-terminal domain-containing protein: MRAYAARAVIIPIALSLLATVVACGGGDAPVLDSIDDQIVAVGAELTLTLRATDPDGDAISYSFHADVPDLGDRATITTTPAGAGLFRWRPLAADVGTWHFDFIASDGDNDTTVTVTIEVKSAVGDQTTPVFRQPLGSGTTLDLATRQCLDLDVVIEDQDSPEVTITQEDPVIEGASLDVVSGLAAVWHWCPSRAQIDADDRYTLTLAADDGDNPKVIKNYLVVLRRPTEMNCPGAPPVVTHSPTNETTIVDLTIDATVSDDLGLKQPPLLYWSTTPPAATPDLATMTQATMLLISGTMQSGVWAADVPNPVASMPAGAVATLYYVIVANDDDDPTGTCDHETQSPATGAYQMRVTNPGGAGNLGLCESCSADVQCGGAQDHCVHVGQTDSCLKLCTGAAGECPSGYTCSAAAVVSVNGASSRQCIPTAGTCTAAPTCTDDIFEDNDTRAQANANLPDLDPDTYDFTSCPLPDGSNDDEDWFPITLTAAATVTFTLAGQGVSDLDLALYDSVGTRLVSATGPTSNETVSACLAPGRYYIRVYAWGAGTMNNYQLTYARVNGACPMVCTDDSHEPDDNATQARTITYGGFTSTGDQICAGDDDWYRVALYDTETVTVDLTFTHSATGDLDLHFYNSSGVDLTPCTEANPSTCTSAQGQGTSSNEHYTFTAPAACSSLCTYYVVVHGWAMSQNSYSISILAPP, translated from the coding sequence ATGCGGGCTTACGCCGCGCGGGCCGTCATCATCCCGATCGCGCTGTCACTGCTGGCTACTGTCGTAGCCTGCGGCGGCGGCGACGCGCCGGTCCTCGACTCGATCGATGACCAGATCGTCGCGGTCGGCGCCGAGCTCACGCTCACGCTCCGGGCCACCGATCCCGACGGCGACGCGATCAGCTACTCGTTCCACGCCGACGTGCCGGACCTCGGCGACCGCGCGACGATCACGACCACGCCGGCCGGCGCCGGCCTGTTCCGGTGGCGTCCGCTCGCCGCCGACGTCGGCACCTGGCACTTCGACTTCATCGCGTCCGACGGCGACAACGACACCACGGTCACCGTCACGATCGAGGTCAAGAGCGCGGTCGGCGACCAGACCACGCCGGTGTTCCGGCAGCCGCTGGGCTCCGGCACCACCCTCGATCTGGCGACCCGGCAGTGCCTCGACCTCGACGTCGTGATCGAGGATCAGGACTCGCCCGAGGTCACGATCACGCAGGAGGACCCGGTGATCGAGGGCGCGTCCCTCGACGTGGTCAGCGGCCTGGCCGCGGTCTGGCACTGGTGCCCGAGCCGGGCCCAGATCGACGCCGACGATCGCTACACGCTGACGCTGGCCGCCGACGACGGCGACAACCCCAAGGTGATCAAGAACTATCTGGTCGTGCTGCGGCGCCCGACCGAGATGAACTGCCCAGGCGCGCCCCCGGTCGTGACCCACAGCCCGACCAACGAGACCACGATCGTCGATCTCACGATCGACGCCACCGTGTCCGACGACCTCGGGCTCAAGCAGCCGCCGCTCCTGTACTGGTCGACGACCCCGCCGGCGGCCACGCCCGATCTGGCGACGATGACCCAGGCGACGATGCTGCTGATCAGCGGCACGATGCAGTCCGGGGTCTGGGCCGCCGACGTGCCCAACCCGGTCGCGAGCATGCCGGCCGGCGCGGTCGCGACGCTCTACTACGTGATCGTCGCCAACGACGACGACGACCCCACCGGCACGTGCGATCACGAGACCCAGTCGCCCGCCACCGGCGCCTACCAGATGCGGGTCACCAACCCGGGCGGGGCCGGCAACCTGGGCCTGTGCGAGAGCTGCTCGGCCGACGTCCAGTGCGGCGGCGCTCAGGACCACTGCGTCCACGTCGGCCAGACCGACAGCTGCCTCAAGCTCTGCACCGGCGCGGCCGGCGAGTGCCCCAGCGGCTACACCTGCTCGGCGGCCGCGGTGGTCTCGGTCAACGGCGCCTCGTCCCGGCAGTGCATCCCGACCGCCGGCACCTGCACCGCCGCGCCGACCTGCACCGACGACATCTTCGAGGACAACGACACCCGGGCCCAGGCCAACGCCAACCTGCCGGATCTCGATCCCGACACCTACGACTTCACCAGCTGCCCGCTGCCCGACGGCTCCAACGACGACGAGGACTGGTTCCCGATCACGCTGACCGCCGCCGCGACGGTCACGTTCACCCTGGCCGGCCAGGGCGTCTCGGACCTCGACCTGGCGCTCTACGACAGCGTCGGCACCCGGCTGGTGTCGGCGACCGGGCCGACCTCGAACGAGACGGTCAGCGCGTGCCTGGCCCCCGGCCGCTACTACATCCGGGTCTACGCCTGGGGCGCCGGGACCATGAACAACTACCAGCTCACCTACGCGCGCGTGAACGGTGCGTGCCCGATGGTGTGCACCGACGACAGCCACGAGCCCGACGACAACGCCACGCAGGCGCGCACGATCACCTACGGCGGCTTCACCTCGACCGGCGACCAGATCTGCGCCGGGGACGACGACTGGTACCGCGTGGCCCTGTACGACACCGAGACCGTGACGGTCGACCTGACCTTCACCCACTCGGCCACCGGCGACCTCGACCTCCACTTCTACAACTCGAGCGGGGTCGACCTGACGCCGTGCACCGAGGCCAACCCGTCGACCTGCACGTCGGCCCAGGGCCAGGGCACGTCGTCGAACGAGCACTACACGTTCACCGCGCCGGCGGCGTGCTCGTCGCTGTGCACCTACTACGTGGTCGTGCACGGCTGGGCCATGTCGCAGAACAGCTACTCGATCTCGATCCTGGCCCCGCCGTGA
- a CDS encoding pentapeptide repeat-containing protein, producing the protein MAQLVEIVGGRRERVVVDRLARRQRLHRGVRPHRRRQHLVVVERRDRDVGRHLLDRRQRWRLTQQRPQRLGRAAEAEVREVGLVELARRRRRRRRRRWTRRCSARGRDHHRRHGPGAGRRRRGRARAGALRPGHRGRGRRAHRGHRDRGHHRRFVERRQRRRRRRSARRGRLVSGLGLSGPGRGGAGLSGVRLSGVDLRRASLRGPELSGSELRRASLSGATLGGPDLSGARLRGLGLGGRGRSLRCSDDGGRIGERRPSWRRRHGDGARDIVVAALERRRRRRHGRA; encoded by the coding sequence CTGGCGCAGCTCGTCGAGATCGTCGGCGGACGGCGCGAACGGGTCGTCGTCGATCGGCTCGCTCGACGCCAGCGCCTGCATCGCGGCGTCCGGCCGCACCGCCGACGTCAGCACCTCGTCGTCGTCGAACGACGCGACCGCGACGTCGGGCGACACCTCCTCGATCGGCGGCAGCGGTGGCGGCTGACCCAGCAGCGACCCCAGCGCCTCGGGCGGGCCGCTGAAGCCGAGGTCCGAGAAGTCGGTCTCGTCGAACTCGCTCGCCGACGGCGGCGGCGCAGGCGCCGGCGCTGGACGCGGCGGTGCTCCGCGCGCGGGCGCGATCACCACCGGCGGCACGGTCCGGGCGCGGGGCGGCGGCGGCGGGGTCGTGCGCGCGCCGGTGCGCTGCGGCCGGGGCACCGCGGCCGCGGGCGGCGGGCCCACCGGGGCCACAGGGACCGCGGTCATCACCGTCGGTTCGTCGAACGCCGCCAGCGACGGCGCCGTCGGCGCAGCGCTCGACGTGGTCGGCTCGTCAGCGGCCTGGGCCTCAGCGGTCCGGGCCGCGGCGGCGCGGGCCTCAGCGGCGTGCGCCTCAGCGGCGTGGATCTCCGCCGCGCGAGCCTCCGCGGCCCGGAGCTCAGTGGCTCGGAGCTCCGCCGCGCGAGCCTCAGCGGCGCGACCCTCGGCGGCCCGGACCTCAGCGGCGCGCGCCTCCGCGGCCTGGGCCTCGGCGGCCGCGGCCGCAGCCTGCGCTGCAGCGATGACGGCGGGCGGATCGGCGAGCGGCGCCCGTCCTGGCGGCGTCGCCACGGAGACGGTGCGCGTGACATCGTCGTCGCCGCTCTCGAACGCCGTCGACGGCGTCGCCACGGTCGCGCCTGA